In the Macrobrachium rosenbergii isolate ZJJX-2024 chromosome 23, ASM4041242v1, whole genome shotgun sequence genome, one interval contains:
- the LOC136851500 gene encoding zwei Ig domain protein zig-8-like isoform X1, which produces MRIWCENSVLFMKAVFAFLLALPIGSASGWSTKGGHDQADDDFRNSDDIQRFAIENGLWTPDPQLLLGPYEEEAPRSLTKARFITANNTVTTVQVGAPAALRCQISNVASHETVSWIRRRDHHLITLGYQTYTNDDRFYVSNSLPLQLPTFEGKVRLEEWNLHIKYAQVRDSGTYECQLSAHPPIGILASLNVIETMSEITGAPDFYAQEGSDVTLWCRLRHFTEPPSYVFWYHGNDMINYNADEKITVISQGGESRLRIQKVEKKASGNYTCMPANARPSFIILHVITGETPAAMQRASAPPLDSAFTLGLASIFMLLNGL; this is translated from the exons GCTCAGCGTCCGGCTGGAGCACGAAGGGGGGCCACGACCAAGCCGACGACGACTTCAGGAATTCCGACGACATTCAGAGATTCGCCATCGAGAATG GTCTGTGGACGCCAGACCCTCAACTTCTGCTCGGGCCCTACGAGGAGGAGGCCCCAAGGAGCCTAACCAAGGCGCGGTTCATCACAGCCAATAACACTGTTACCACAGTCCAAGTCGGAGCCCCGGCTGCCCTCAGATGCCAGATCAGCAATGTTGCCAGTCACGAGACG GTTTCGTGGATCCGACGGAGGGACCACCACCTGATAACGCTGGGATACCAGACGTACACCAACGACGACAGATTCTACGTCTCGAATTCCCTTCCTCTCCAGCTGCCCACTTTTGAAGGAAAGGTAAGGCTCGAA GAATGGAATCTACATATCAAGTACGCCCAAGTACGTGATTCCGGGACGTACGAGTGTCAGCTGTCGGCTCATCCTCCCATCGGCATTCTCGCCAGTCTCAACGTCATAG AGACGATGTCGGAGATCACGGGGGCTCCCGACTTCTACGCCCAGGAAGGCAGTGACGTCACGCTGTGGTGCAGGTTGCGCCATTTCACCGAACCTCCCAGTTACGTCTTCTGGTACCACGGCAACGACATGATTAATTACAATGCCGACGAGAAG atcACCGTCATAAGCCAGGGAGGCGAGAGTAGACTCCGGATTCAAAAAGTCGAGAAAAAGGCGTCTGGCAACTATACCTGCATGCCAGCCAATGCCAGGCCCTCTTTCATCATCCTTCATGTCATCACAG GAGAGACACCGGCAGCCATGCAGAGGGCGTCCGCTCCGCCCCTCGACAGCGCCTTCACCTTAGGCCTAGCTTCGATATTCATGCTCCTGAACGGCCTATGA
- the LOC136851500 gene encoding zwei Ig domain protein zig-8-like isoform X2 has translation MRIWCENSVLFMKAVFAFLLALPIGSASGWSTKGGHDQADDDFRNSDDIQRFAIENGLWTPDPQLLLGPYEEEAPRSLTKARFITANNTVTTVQVGAPAALRCQISNVASHETVSWIRRRDHHLITLGYQTYTNDDRFYVSNSLPLQLPTFEGKEWNLHIKYAQVRDSGTYECQLSAHPPIGILASLNVIETMSEITGAPDFYAQEGSDVTLWCRLRHFTEPPSYVFWYHGNDMINYNADEKITVISQGGESRLRIQKVEKKASGNYTCMPANARPSFIILHVITGETPAAMQRASAPPLDSAFTLGLASIFMLLNGL, from the exons GCTCAGCGTCCGGCTGGAGCACGAAGGGGGGCCACGACCAAGCCGACGACGACTTCAGGAATTCCGACGACATTCAGAGATTCGCCATCGAGAATG GTCTGTGGACGCCAGACCCTCAACTTCTGCTCGGGCCCTACGAGGAGGAGGCCCCAAGGAGCCTAACCAAGGCGCGGTTCATCACAGCCAATAACACTGTTACCACAGTCCAAGTCGGAGCCCCGGCTGCCCTCAGATGCCAGATCAGCAATGTTGCCAGTCACGAGACG GTTTCGTGGATCCGACGGAGGGACCACCACCTGATAACGCTGGGATACCAGACGTACACCAACGACGACAGATTCTACGTCTCGAATTCCCTTCCTCTCCAGCTGCCCACTTTTGAAGGAAAG GAATGGAATCTACATATCAAGTACGCCCAAGTACGTGATTCCGGGACGTACGAGTGTCAGCTGTCGGCTCATCCTCCCATCGGCATTCTCGCCAGTCTCAACGTCATAG AGACGATGTCGGAGATCACGGGGGCTCCCGACTTCTACGCCCAGGAAGGCAGTGACGTCACGCTGTGGTGCAGGTTGCGCCATTTCACCGAACCTCCCAGTTACGTCTTCTGGTACCACGGCAACGACATGATTAATTACAATGCCGACGAGAAG atcACCGTCATAAGCCAGGGAGGCGAGAGTAGACTCCGGATTCAAAAAGTCGAGAAAAAGGCGTCTGGCAACTATACCTGCATGCCAGCCAATGCCAGGCCCTCTTTCATCATCCTTCATGTCATCACAG GAGAGACACCGGCAGCCATGCAGAGGGCGTCCGCTCCGCCCCTCGACAGCGCCTTCACCTTAGGCCTAGCTTCGATATTCATGCTCCTGAACGGCCTATGA